One window of Aspergillus oryzae RIB40 DNA, chromosome 3 genomic DNA carries:
- a CDS encoding mitochondrial 37S ribosomal uS19m domain-containing protein (predicted protein): protein MFPTRALLGRSVWKATTCPKTDINLLTQSIATGPNIVPLPLPRKLPPPPNTPPIKTQKRGATILPNFVGLRFSVHNGKNYQDVLITEEMVGRKLGEYVATRKRFTYKQSKNK, encoded by the exons ATGTTTCCCACCCGTGCCCTCCTGGGGCGTTCCGTTTGGAAAG CGACCACATGCCCCAAAACAGACATCAATCTGCTAACACAATCCATCGCAACAGGCCCAAACATTGTCCC TCTCCCTCTCCCCCGGAAactccctcctccgccgaACACACCCCCGATCAAGACGCAAAAGCGCGGAGCAACAATCCTCCCTAACTTCGTGGGCTTGCGGTTCTCGGTGCACAATGGGAAGAACTACCAGGATGTTTTGATCACTGAGGAGATGGTCGGACGGAAGCTTGGTGAATATGTTGC GACCCGGAAGAGGTTTACGTATAAGCAGTCGAAGAACAAATAG
- a CDS encoding putative serine/threonine protein kinase (Nrc-2) (putative serine/threonine protein kinase), which produces MTQLFASSPSNVSNEKRGSFPSLSLPSKKHTNESSHLPTKIKNFFRINSSSSNSSHHSHSHSGDRDREGSPHTGAKTESKSAFRQSRFLPTIGRNRSTTVASEGNPLDEGVSPTATANPYFVHQGQPSLQHRNDGSEPSSPPDTPELQVDGVSAAEQATTANKTELARKLRRVASAPNAQGLFARGDNDGRPQTAETGNQPPVEETDSQITIAEDTVGSLAVPKLGADGKIPSPGEIRNQVAFRRTYSSNSIKIRNVEVGPSSFDKIKLIGKGDVGKVYLVREKKTSRLYAMKVLSKKEMIKRNKIKRALAEQEILATSNHPFIVTLYHSFQSEDYLYLCMEYCSGGEFFRALQTRPGKCISEDAARFYAAEVTAALEYLHLMGFIYRDLKPENILLHQSGHIMLSDFDLSKQSGPGGAPTMIPGRSGNSTTSLPTIDTKSCIADFRTNSFVGTEEYIAPEVIKGCGHTSAVDWWTLGILIYEMLYGTTPFKGKNRNATFGNILRDDVPFPEHGGAQQISNMCKSLIRKLLIKDETKRLGARAGASDVKTHPFFRQTQWALIRHMKPPMIPHQSRGTDTLNFRNVKESASVDIGGSNPTKMKGVPMDSGLATPNGEVNDPFEEFNSVTLHHDGDM; this is translated from the exons ATGACCCAACTTTTTGCCTCCAGTCCGTCCAATGTGTCGAACGAGAAACGTGGAAGCTTCCCTAGCCTCTCTCTCCCGTCCAAAAAACATACCAATGAGTCGAGCCATCTCCCGACAAAGATCAAGAACTTTTTTCGCATAAATAGCTCGAGCAGCAATTCGTCTCATCACAGTCATAGCCACAGTGGCGATCGGGATAGAGAGGGCAGTCCTCACACCGGCGCCAAGACCGAATCTAAGTCTGCCTTCAGGCAATCGCGATTCCTCCCCACAATTGGTCGCAACCGCTCAACCACTGTTGCTAGCGAAGGTAACCCGCTGGATGAGGGAGTGTCTCCAACCGCAACAGCCAATCCGTATTTCGTTCATCAGGGGCAACCTTCCTTACAGCATCGCAATGACGGCTCGGAGCCTTCGTCTCCGCCGGACACTCCAGAGCTACAGGTCGACGGTGTCTCCGCCGCCGAGCAGGCCACGACTGCCAACAAAACCGAATTAGCTCGAAAACTTCGCCGCGTCGCTTCCGCCCCGAATGCACAGGGTCTGTTTGCTCGGGGCGACAATGATGGACGCCCTCAGACAGCTGAAACTGGAAACCAGCCCCCAGTGGAAGAAACCGACTCTCAGATCACTATCGCGGAGGATACAGTTGGGAGTCTCGCCGTACCTAAACTTGGTGCCGATGGCAAGATCCCGAGTCCCGGCGAGATTCGCAACCAGGTTGCCTTCCGCAGAACGTATAGCTCCAACTCGATCAAAATTCGGAATGTGGAGGTTGGCCCAAGTAGTTTCGACAAGATCAAGTTGATCGGCAAAGGTGACGTGGGGAAAGTTTATCTCGTTCGCGAAAAGAAGACGAGCCGCTTATATGCTATGAAGG TCCTtagcaagaaagaaatgatcAAACGAAACAAAATCAAGAGGGCTTTGGCCGAACAAGAGATCCTCGCCACAAGTAACCATCCTTTTATTGTCACGCTTTACCACTCTTTCCAGTCCGAGGATTATCTCTACTTATGTATGGAGTATTGTAGCGGTGGTGAATTTTTCCGAG CTCTTCAGACCCGTCCAGGGAAATGCATTTCCGAAGACGCGGCGCGGTTCTATGCGGCGGAAGTTACAGCCGCTTTAGAGTACCTCCATCTCATGGGCTTTATCTACCGTGACCTAAAGCCAGAGA ACATTCTTCTGCATCAGTCTGGTCATATAATGCTGTCAGATTTCGACTTGTCCAAACAATCGGGTCCTGGTGGTGCACCCACCATGATTCCGGGGCGGAGCGGCAACTCGACGACGTCTTTGCCCACCATCGACACAAAGTCCTGCATTGCCGATTTCCGGACGAACTCCTTTGTAGGAACGGAGGAGTACATTGCACCGGAGGTTATCAAGGGCTGCGGACATACCAGCGCAGTTGATTGGTGGACCCTTGGCATCTTAATTTATGAGATGCTTTACGGCACAACACCTTTCAAGGGTAAGAACAGGAACGCAACGTTTGGAAACATCCTCCGAGATGACGTACCATTCCCTGAACACGGGGGAGCCCAGCAAATTTCCAA TATGTGTAAGTCTTTGATCCGTAAGTTGTTGATTAAAGATGAGACGAAGCGTCTTGGAGCTCGTGCTGGTGCCTCGGACGTCAAGACCCACCCGTTCTTCCGGCAAACACAATGGGCACTTATTCGCCATATGAAGCCACCGATGATTCCTCATCAAAGCCGAGGAACGGATACTCTAAATTTCCGCAATGTTAAAGAAAGCGCCAGCGTTGATATTGGCGGCAGCAACCCTACCAAGATGAAGGGTGTCCCCATGGATTCGGGTCTTGCCACGCCCAATGGGGAAGTGAACGACCCATTTGAAGAGTTCAACAGTGTTACTCTTCATCATGACGGAGATATGTAA
- a CDS encoding putative MYB DNA binding protein (Tbf1) (predicted protein) — protein sequence MVNTRAEGPSVDGQDSSELPPTSIPQDEDLNVAPKMSRPLEEDDGAVSPRASKKPRLKSEPGDLSLLPQPPTVVDQGPGNQIEEELASALGPSIVDTVERQDDKPSHIGTPAESAVAPEPNQDIDTDIATVISSIMNHAERVEEQCAIGQQQLADNSGQLAPKGMVFVKANSHLKIQSLPILDNLVSIILEQRFFFAWIKYVLTFIQSTQILSLLAKSTYQDITSFVSEPDSENGQAYATMRSLFDHTKKVYSTKKSFLSATELELTESSQVDIIRKANLASFVSSIFGTQEIGFSELNDNFLDVFVPEGGRLLKVQGALFLELKTQAFIASMNNTERSRTELLYDLFPDDLEQRLLERRPGTRQLAPSETDFVNRAKSRRDILLNDINNEEAMKALPDKYHWEDFLRDLSSYVTKNFDTISNQQSKKITKGRQPSSSSGDTQEPSNAPLQGQFSVASQPPDVPVDRNMHGDLVARAARAAQIALQGHGLRRSQQQSQQQQQQQQQQQQQQQQQQQQQQQQQQQVQLHQQQPQPQQQTQQQQAPQQPQHPIQQQQQPQQQHVPHHPTQQGAQIYHGYAPAQPSGQLPPQQPPHHQQYQPSPTPPGYQPQPTQPTFQQGPIQANFQQYNHGAPVSMPGRPNSAAANHGYMPGIPHYSQSQPTQVLYERARMAASAKSSPSSRKSGLPSQRRPWTTEEENALMAGLDRVKGPHWSQILAMFGPGGTISEALKDRNQVQLKDKARNLKLFFLKSGIEVPYYLKFVTGELKTRAPAQAAKREARERQKKQGEEDKAHVEGIKGMMALAGAHPQPVALGHGHDGMSASPSLPPDAGAHAAFDQTAEQNLMQTLGQEVHGDQFGQHQHHQHQHQHHQHQHHPHHQDPVDPNMHLGQ from the exons ATGGTGAACACACGAGCTGAAGGGCCGTCTGTCGATGGGCAAGACtcttctgagcttcctccAACTTCTATCCCCCAGGATGAGGATCTCAATG TCGCCCCGAAAATGTCCCGGCCCctcgaggaagacgacggTGCAGTCTCTCCCCGAGCCTCCAAGAAGCCGCGCCTCAAGTCGGAGCCAGGAGACCTCTCACTCCTACCACAACCGCCCACTGTTGTGGACCAAGGACCAGGAAATCAGATCGAAGAAGAGTTGGCCTCGGCCCTGGGTCCTAGTATAGTCGACACGGTAGAACGCCAAGATGACAAACCTAGTCACATCGGGACCCCTGCCGAAAGCGCAGTGGCACCGGAACCCAACCAGGACATTGATACGGATATAGCTACAGTCATTTCAAGCATCATGAACCATGCGGAACGGGTCGAGGAACAATGCGCTATCGGGCAGCAGCAATTGGCAGATAATTCTGGCCAGTTGGCTCCAAAAGGAATGGTATTTGTCAAAGCAAATTCCCACCTTAAAATTCAAAGTTTGCCCATTCTTGACAACCTAGTAAGCATAATTTTGGAAcagcgctttttctttgcatggATCAAGTATGTTCTAACATTCATTCAGTCTACCCAAATTCTATCTCTGCTGGCAAAATCGACTTATCAGGATATCACCTCGTTTGTCTCCGAGCCGGATTCCGAAAATGGACAAGCTTATGCTACCATGAGGTCGCTTTTTGACCACACCAAGAAAGTGTATTCAACCAAAAAGTCCTTCCTGTCTGCTACCGAACTTGAGCTCACAGAGTCTTCTCAAGTCGACATCATCAGGAAGGCCAACCTTGCCTCGTTTGTCTCCAGCATCTTTGGAACACAAGAGATTGGATTCTCCGAACTAAATGATAACTTCCTCGATGTTTTTGTTCCGGAGGGTGGTCGTCTACTTAAGGTACAAGGAGCTCTCTTCTTAGAGCTGAAAACACAGGCTTTCATTGCCTCAATGAATAACACGGAACGATCACGGACTGAGCTGTTGTACGACTTATTTCCCGATGACTTAGAGCAGCGTCTGCTTGAAAGACGTCCAGGAACTCGTCAACTTGCTCCAAGCGAAACTGATTTTGTGAATCGCGCCAAGTCGCGccgtgatatcctcctcaacgatatcaacaatgaagaagCGATGAAGGCCTTGCCAGACAAGTATCATTGGGAAGATTTCCTCAGGGATCTAAGCTCTTATGTCACCAAGAATTTCGATACGATCAGTAATCAGCAG TCAAAAAAGATAACCAAAGGACGTCAGCCATCCTCTTCGAGCGGGGACACGCAAGAGCCAAGCAACGCTCCCCTTCAAGGCCAATTTTCAGttgcttctcagcctcctGACGTTCCCGTTGACAGAAACATGCACGGTGATCTCGTTGCTCGCGCTGCTCGTGCAGCACAGATTGCATTGCAGGGCCATGGGCTGAGACGCTCTCAGCAGCAGtcacagcaacagcagcagcagcagcagcaacaacaacaacaacaacagcaacagcaacaacaacaacagcaacaacaacaacaggtACAGCTTCACCAACAGCAACCTCAGccccaacaacaaacccagcagcagcaggcgCCTCAGCAGCCTCAACATCCCattcaacagcagcagcaaccccagcagcaacatGTACCTCATCACCCAACCCAGCAAGGTGCACAAATCTATCACGGCTATGCTCCTGCTCAACCAAGTGGCCAGCTTCCAcctcagcagcctcctcatcatcagcagTATCAGCCAAGTCCTACACCCCCAGGTTATCAACCACAGCCCACGCAGCCTACCTTTCAGCAGGGACCAATCCAGGCGAATTTCCAACAATATAACCATGGCGCCCCAGTCTCCATGCCTGGAAGGCCAAATTCTGCAGCTGCCAATCATGGGTATATGCCTGGCATCCCTCATTATTCGCAGTCGCAGCCGACTCAAGTCCTCTACGAGCGGGCTCGTATGGCAGCATCGGCGAAGTCATCCCCCAGTAGCCGCAAGTCAGGCCTACCAAGCCAGCGTAGACCTTGGAcaacagaagaggaaaatgCATTGATGGCTGGTCTAGATCGTGTCAAGGGGCCCCACTGGAGTCAGATTCTAGCAATGTTTGGCCCTGGAGGTACTATTAGTGAAGCACTGAAAGATCGGAATCAGGTTCAGCTCAAAGACAAGGCACGCAACCTGAAACTTTTCTTCCTTAAGAGTGGAATCGAAGTTCCCTACTACCTGAAGTTCGTTACTGGTGAATTAAAAACTCGTGCACCCGCTCAGGCTGCCAAGCGTGAAGCACGAGAGCGGCAGAAGAAGCAAGGTGAAGAGGACAAAGCTCATGTCGAAGGAATCAAAGGAATGATGGCCCTAGCTGGCGCACACCCTCAGCCGGTTGCCTTAGGCCACGGTCATGACGGCATGTCTGCATCTCCCAGTCTGCCACCTGATGCTGGTGCTCATGCAGCATTCGATCAAACCGCTGAGCAGAATTTGATGCAAACCCTTGGTCAGGAGGTGCATGGAGATCAGTTCGGACAACaccagcatcatcaacatcaacatcaacatcatcagcaccagcaccacccaCATCATCAGGATCCTGTTGATCCAAATATGCATCTTGGACAGTAG
- a CDS encoding putative TFIID and and SAGA complex TAF10 subunit (predicted protein): MADQAPSQTPVPPSSQPPPLSQTGSQEPSASSASTSGEPATSSGATALPKPDPDATDGPALDASIEQDIDLNASNDTKMTNANDAEDPTVGNPIQTATSVDAFAAAAAPSKKETSLREFLGKMDEYAPIIPDAVTAHYLTLAGLPPPGNGPNQTPPHLARLLALATQKFIADIAADSYQYARIRASNSSSASNPMGSLNAASGLGMPAGASGAGAASGAAGASGGDAGKGKANTHLGIQRPGFGGGGSGGSGQGRTVLTMEDLGMAVAEYGVSVKRGEFYR, encoded by the exons ATGGCCGACCAAGCGCCATCACAGACTCCTGTCCCACCTTCGTCGCAACCACCACCTTTGTCACAGACTGGCTCCCAAGAACCTTCAGCATCATCTGCCTCAACATCTGGTGAACCAGCAACGTCGTCCGGAGCGACAGCTCTTCCGAAACCTGACCCCGATGCAACAGATGGTCCTGCCTTGGACGCTTCCATCGAACAAGATATCGATCTAAACGCAAGCAACGACACCAAAATGACAAACGCAAACGATGCGGAAGACCCTACCGTAGGGAATCCGATTCAAACTGCGACGTCAGTCGACGCTTTtgcggcggcagcagcgcCATCGAAGAAGGAGACGAGCTTGCGCGAGTTCCTGGGTAAAATGGATGAGTATGCGCCTATT ATCCCTGACGCTGTAACAGCACATTATCTTACCCTTGCCGGTCTACCACCCCCAGGAAATGGCCCCAACCAAACACCCCCACACTTGGCCCGACTTCTTGCTTTAGCAACCCAGAAATTTATCGCGGATATCGCCGCGGACTCCTACCAGTACGCGCGTATTCGGGCTTCTAATAGTTCCTCCGCCAGCAACCCAATGGGCAGTCTTAACGCTGCGTCGGGTCTCGGTATGCCCGCTGGTGCGTCTGGCGCAGGTGCAGCAAGTGGTGCTGCTGGCGCTTCGGGTGGAGATGCAGGCAAGGGCAAAGCCAATACACATTTGGGAATTCAAAGGCCCGGctttggcggtggtggcTCAGGAGGCTCAGGGCAGGGACGGACGGTGCTCACCATGGAAGATCTGGGAATGGCGGTTGCCGAGTACGGCGTGAGTGTTAAGAGAGGCGAGTTCTACCGGTAG
- a CDS encoding uncharacterized protein (predicted protein) has translation MLISNFHVITAAAAIHTSLASAQNLEEKVWAVVAYNLYGDSIPSALPRPKALTPYGANELYAAGSVFRDRYVAIHDNNNTSNTRIQNLSPYLIDAEEVDVFSTTDPSVVASAQAFMQGLYPPLEKSLNATFSDSPFQLANGSIATAPLGGYQYPQIVTLDAMDPRSIKLDGDTGCLLHQVADTEYKYSPEAQEITQDSAAFYSKIYPFSLSGVLDPSSANYANAVMISEYLDYESVHNESLLHNVNQDDIDRARSLADRYVFATNGYMDSTGTNVSDRIRTVAGRTLASSILDAFNNNIDYRGTNGKIALLFGNDEPAVALASLMQLASPKYENFYGRPTRGASMVFELYSLENNSSPAYPDPSQLYVRFLLRNGTHSADFQSYPLFGHGPSNIAIPFTEFQAEMEEVSLGSTKEWCLLCNSQATFCSDVFDGHQNRPTSDKGLSPAVGGVIGAVVTLVVIALISILGFLVCGFRMNRTRRSSLGGFKGNSKMASDSDVTFKNPTWEDVKPADTKETHSSGAGITVVRGHERTGSWEMKSQQPADNNNHTGGEQAVSPFNEPEEEEWQIHSAIRPVTARESV, from the coding sequence ATGTTAATCTCTAATTTCCATGTCATTACTGCGGCGGCAGCAATACACACATCCCTGGCTTCTGCCCAAaatctggaagagaaagtgtGGGCAGTCGTTGCCTACAACCTTTATGGAGATAGTATCCCATCGGCCCTACCTCGTCCCAAAGCTTTGACTCCATATGGGGCGAATGAGTTGTATGCGGCAGGATCCGTTTTCCGGGACCGCTATGTTGCGATACATGACAATAATAACACTTCAAATACAAGAATCCAAAATCTATCGCCATATCTGATAGATGCCGAGGAGGTGGACGTGTTTTCGACCACTGATCCGTCAGTGGTTGCGTCTGCTCAGGCTTTCATGCAAGGCCTTTACCCACCTCTCGAGAAATCGCTCAACGCAACATTTTCTGATTCCCCCTTCCAACTTGCCAATGGCTCTATAGCCACTGCTCCCTTGGGTGGATATCAATATCCCCAAATCGTCACTCTTGATGCGATGGACCCTCGATCAATTAAGCTGGACGGGGATACAGGTTGCCTGCTGCACCAAGTTGCCGATACCGAGTACAAATACAGTCCTGAGGCTCAAGAGATCACGCAGGATTCAGCAGCATTTTATAGCAAGATTTACCCATTCTCTCTGTCTGGAGTACTGGATCCTTCTTCAGCCAATTATGCAAATGCCGTTATGATCTCAGAATACTTGGACTACGAGTCTGTGCATAATGAATCACTATTACATAACGTGAACCAGGATGACATAGACCGTGCTCGTTCTCTTGCGGACCGCTACGTTTTCGCAACGAATGGCTATATGGACTCAACAGGGACTAATGTCAGTGATCGTATTCGCACTGTTGCTGGGCGCACCTTAGCCTCAAGTATCCTGGATGCCTTTAACAACAATATCGACTATCGAGGGACCAACGGAAAAATAGCACTCCTGTTTGGTAATGATGAGCCTGCTGTCGCTCTTGCATCCCTTATGCAACTTGCGTCACCAAAATATGAAAATTTCTACGGACGTCCAACGCGTGGTGCATCGATGGTGTTTGAACTTTACAGTCTGGAGAATAACTCCAGCCCCGCGTACCCCGATCCATCTCAGCTTTACGTCCGATTTCTCCTGAGAAATGGAACCCATTCGGCTGACTTCCAATCCTACCCACTCTTTGGACATGGACCCAGCAATATAGCTATTCCTTTTACGGAATTTCAAGCAGAAATGGAGGAAGTTTCGCTAGGATCGACGAAAGAATGGTGTCTTCTTTGCAATTCACAAGCTACGTTCTGCTCTGACGTCTTCGATGGGCATCAGAACCGACCTACTAGCGACAAGGGCCTGAGTCCTgctgttggtggtgtcaTTGGGGCTGTTGTTACACTTGTAGTGATTGCTCTCATCTCAATCCTCGGGTTTCTAGTATGTGGTTTCCGCATGAATCGCACTCGACGGTCAAGCCTCGGAGGCTTCAAAGGGAACAGCAAAATGGCAAGTGACTCTGATGTCACTTTCAAAAATCCTACTTGGGAGGATGTCAAACCAGCAGATACCAAAGAGACTCATAGCAGCGGTGCTGGTATAACTGTCGTGAGGGGACATGAGCGCACAGGCAGCTgggaaatgaaaagccaACAACCGGctgataataataatcacACGGGGGGTGAGCAAGCCGTCTCTCCCTTTAATGAaccagaggaggaggagtggCAAATCCACAGTGCTATACGGCCAGTCACAGCCCGGGAAAGTGTGTAG
- a CDS encoding uncharacterized protein (predicted protein), with the protein MNHDEKLARQTREAVDMAFRYHGTPSGSITSDEFLGGLGPQRGTELCMAVELMFSLSWLHRLFGDNDYADLTEQAAFNALPGGISPDWWTHQYVTQSNQPWIKRLDGRPFYDVSPYGNIFGLEPDYVCKALHFSRCDQVYMPEIYWLTFRDNVAVLLGGNGLIHRFLIPAETSIELDGGHASVTADTHYPFDQIISYKFTTTKSFDFYTRLPSWATASSRANLPGGRVIPLVREHDDVFHFTVPTGSSQVTVTLGTEVRVVNRPLSSAVSIYWGSLLYALDIAYTETSTAPTHWKKNVDPLPTDSTYPQLRDRMLIPKEEAEWRVAIDPSQIVTHWANRDTDPESPLPNPIYARGAPPMVISVAATRIAWPVVNGAAHGVPTEVTTEVICSAFECESSLLYRGKVANL; encoded by the exons ATGAACCACGATGAGAAGCTCGCCCGCCAAACCCGGGAGGCCGTAGACATGGCCTTTCGCTACCATGGCACCCCGTCTGGCTCTATAACGAGCGATGAATTTCTTGGAGGGTTGGGTCCACAACGAGGTACAGAGTTGTGCATGGCTGTGGAGTTAatgttttccctctcctgGCTGCATCGTCTCTTCGGTGACAACGACTACGCCGATCTCACAGAGCAGGCAGCTTTCAATGCCCTACCAGGGGGTATTTCGCCGGACTGGTGGACCCATCAATATGTAACCCAGTCCAATCAGCCATGGATCAAGCGACTGGACGGTCGACCCTTCTATGATGTGAGCCCGTATGGCAATATCTTCGGACTGGAACCAGACTACGTATGTAAAGCCCTGCACTTTTCCCGATGTGATCAAGTGTATATGCCCGAAATTTATTGGCTGACCTTTCGAGATAATGTAGCCGTGCTGCTTG GTGGCAATGGCCTGATCCATCGCTTCCTCATCCCTGCTGAGACCTCCATAGAGCTCGATGGGGGACATGCCTCCGTCACAGCCGATACTCACTATCCATTTGACCAGATAATCAGTTATAAGTTCACTACCACAAAGAGCTTCGATTTCTATACTCGACTTCCTAGCTGGGCGACGGCATCCTCGCGCGCCAACCTGCCAGGTGGACGTGTAATCCCCCTAGTGCGCGAACACGACGACGTCTTCCATTTCACAGTTCCAACCGGGTCGTCGCAAGTCACTGTCACGCTTGGTACTGAAGTCCGGGTCGTAAACCGGCCGTTATCCTCTGCCGTCTCCATCTACTGGGGTTCGTTGCTCTACGCCCTCGATATCGCCTACACCGAGACTAGCACAGCACCCACTCATTGGAAAAAGAACGTGGATCCTTTGCCAACGGATTCAACGTACCCCCAACTTCGCGATCGTATGCTCATTCCCAAGGAGGAAGCTGAGTGGCGAGTGGCTATTGATCCCTCTCAGATCGTCACACACTGGGCTAATCGCGACACGGACCCAGAAAGCCCACTTCCTAACCCGATATACGCGCGTGGCGCCCCGCCGATGGTTATCTCGGTTGCGGCGACCCGGATTGCATGGCCGGTGGTGAACGGGGCTGCGCATGGAGTCCCAACAGAGGTCACTACCGAGG TTATATGTAGTGCATTCGAATGCGAATCT TCCCTCCTTTACAGAGGAAAAGTAGCAAA CTTATGA
- a CDS encoding inositol polyphosphate multikinase (inositol polyphosphate multikinase, component of the ARGR transcription regulatory complex): MPSSSRSESSKAQKLDNDSFVAFDHAAAGQYVLSIHLHPETVRNSHAVADGYVCESRRRIPHCSFLDLPIVTNYNSDGVRCTPSGSFIAKPCTPAEVAFYESCALHPAFAEFIPTYIGSLTSADGQQQPIALASAQPGAIVLPSSDSSEVSTAVATPQPNGEANAPDAAATTEKDWVPSGGKKIDTGLSIVLENVACGFKRPNVLDVKLGARLWADDAPLAKRTKLDNVSKETTSSSLGFRIAGMKVWTGVNGENDEGGKTDPYATKYEGSEGAKGEVIEKDGYRRYDKWYGRSFSDKNVKEGFETFLAGAKAGSVDRSKLIARRLADELKNLQEVLESEESRMYSASVLIVYEGDPEAMEIALEEEKKVKENPKEDSEEEDDESFELQVQQDGAYQVVDLPVGKDGQPQQAINISIDPETIQLGDTDIEEDEEEPPKVHDLRLIDFAHASWTPGQGPDENVLMGVRNLAKFLNELSAE; encoded by the coding sequence atgccatcttcttcgagGTCAGAAAGTTCCAAGGCTCAAAAGCTGGACAACGACAGTTTCGTCGCCTTCGACCATGCTGCGGCTGGACAGTACGTTCTCTCTATCCACCTCCACCCCGAAACAGTCCGGAATTCCCATGCGGTAGCAGATGGCTACGTATGTGAATCTCGAAGGCGCATACCACACTGCAGCTTCCTAGATTTACCAATAGTAACTAACTATAATAGTGACGGCGTTCGCTGTACTCCCTCCGGCTCTTTCATCGCGAAGCCTTGCACTCCCGCGGAAGTTGCGTTCTACGAGTCCTGCGCCCTCCACCCAGCTTTCGCCGAATTTATTCCGACCTACATCGGAAGTTTGACATCTGCAGATGGACAGCAACAGCCGATTGCGCTCGCCAGTGCCCAGCCGGGCGCTATCGTTCTTCCTAGCTCCGATTCGTCCGAGGTGTCGACCGCTGTCGCAACTCCCCAACCGAACGGAGAAGCAAATGCGCCCGACGCAGCCGCAACCACAGAAAAGGATTGGGTTCCATCAGGTGGAAAGAAGATCGACACGGGACTATCAATCGTGTTGGAGAATGTGGCATGTGGGTTCAAACGACCAAACGTCTTGGACGTCAAATTGGGCGCACGATTGTGGGCGGACGATGCGCCGCTTGCGAAGCGAACGAAGCTGGACAATGTGTCTAAGGAGACGACTAGCTCCAGTCTGGGGTTCCGAATTGCCGGGATGAAAGTGTGGACTGGTGTCAATGGGGAGAACGACGAAGGGGGCAAGACCGACCCGTATGCGACTAAATATGAGGGCTCAGAGGGCGCAAAGGGCGAGGTCATTGAAAAGGACGGCTATAGGCGTTACGATAAGTGGTACGGACGTTCATTCAGTGATAAGAATGTTAAAGAGGGGTTCGAGACTTTCCTTGCTGGTGCCAAGGCTGGTTCGGTTGACCGCTCGAAACTTATCGCCAGGAGACTGGCCGATGAACTAAAGAACTTGCAGGAGGTTCTCGAATCCGAAGAGAGTCGGATGTATTCTGCAAGTGTCTTGATCGTCTATGAGGGCGACCCAGAGGCGATGGAGATTGCActcgaggaggaaaagaaagtcaaAGAGAACCCCAAAGAGGACtcagaggaagaagacgatgagaGTTTTGAGCTTCAAGTCCAGCAGGACGGCGCTTATCAAGTGGTGGATCTCCCGGTCGGGAAAGATGGCCAACCTCAGCAGGCTATCAATATCAGCATCGATCCGGAAACTATTCAGCTGGGTGACACTGAtattgaagaagacgaggaggaacCTCCGAAGGTGCATGATCTCCGTCTGATTGATTTTGCGCACGCCAGCTGGACACCCGGTCAGGGGCCGGACGAAAATGTACTCATGGGAGTACGAAATCTGGCAAAATTCCTCAATGAACTTTCTGCAGAGTAA